The Ficedula albicollis isolate OC2 chromosome 23, FicAlb1.5, whole genome shotgun sequence sequence CAGTTGTCCATCTTTCATTCACATTCATTTTTCCCTGTAGTGTGGTACAACTCTCCCCCCTGCCACCACTGAACCAAAGACCATCCAATTTTTCCCTGTAGTGGTACAACTCACCCCCCTGCCACCACTGAACCAAAGACCATCCCACCAAAGAgagatatttatatttacactCTCATTCTCCATTTCTAGAGATGAGACAGAGACATCCCCCTTACCTCTTGCTCATGTGCTTCACTCTCGCTGAGGGGGGTCTCCTGGCCAGGGGTGGCTTTTTGGTGGATGCCTTCACCTGAAGCATACACCACTCATTAGATCATTACTTCCCTCTGAGTCCACACAAACAGATGCTTCCATACGAAATGTTTTGCTCAGTCCCTTTCCATAGCACAAGAGCCCAGAACAAACACCATTCAAGCCTCTGGGACCTTCCCCCATTGCTGTTTGAAATCCCCCTCAGAGCATCCTGGACAGCCCTAATCATCAGCTCAGTCAGGAATTTATGTCCTGAGAACAATGCCACCCCAGAGAACAGCTATTCACCTTGGCAGTTCTTGGATTGATGTTCTCAGCCTCTGTCTCTGAAGGACACTGGTTGTCAACTCTGGATTTCTTTGGCTGAGGGAGCAATGGAGGCTCTGCTTCCTCAACAGCTTCAACACTACGCTTGAATTTACCCACTAGGAAGAGAAAGTGTTATCTGAGTGAATAATAACTTTAGATTATTATTTAGCAGGGGAGGCAAGCAGCTACAAGCAGCTTTGGCAGCGATTTGCTTCAGAAATCCAAATTCCAATGCAATCCTAATGGTTGACAGAGCACTACTTTGGAgtattttgaatgttttaatgaaattaattagaGGTGGTAGGGATAAAAGTAGGATTATTTTCCTAGTTTAAACATACTGAGGATGTGAGCAAGAactgaattattattattcacaTTAAGTAACCACAACATGCTTCCACCTCACCAATCACATCACAAAGCTTAAACTCACCTTTCTTGACAATGTCCAACGGGGCATTGATAACTCCTGCCGTCAGCTTGTCTATTTCTGCTATTTCAGAGTCTgcctaaaattaaaaacatttgtgGCACCGTTGGGATTGCTGGCAGCTCAAAGTTCTTGAAGTCAAAGTTGTAGAGCAAACCCCCAAAAATTTTCCAGCCAGATCAGCTCCACATTTGCTGTTGTGCTCACACTGGGAGTTTTCATGCATCTGTGCACACCCTCAGGACTCAgtgcctggctggcagctgcacTTGTGCCTTGCCTATACCCTGCTGCTCAACCAGTTTGGAAATACTTTCCTTTACTGCAAAGTGCATGTGctctcagggatttgggggtgcaATCTAGCAGACAAGGAAAGACcaacagggagcagcaggaccacATAAATCCCACATGTGAAACAACAGGCATCTCTTATTgctaaattttaaagaaatatttgtgattttaaagaaacatttgtGAAAATGTTGATGTAAGAGTTTCTCTTGTAATGCTTCAGCACCTTATTCCAGCATGAGGAGCAGTGTATGACGGCTCTAGTGAACTTTATGTTCGTGTTGGAAACTTACCATAGCCACCTCTTCCAGTGTCTTTCCACTTCCTACTTtagctaaaaagaaaacatttcagacaAATCAGGACGCGTCTGGGACAGCTCAcgcagcacagcagggctgtcaccCTGTGCAAAGCCCAGCACGAAGCGGTTTCCAGCCCtagagagcaggagcagcccgTGGGATGCTCCCCCGGGGATTCCAGGCACGGCAGATCCCGGCTGCTCCCTCATTATTCCCGCTGGGGTTTATCAGCTAAAGGGGAAGCGCGCTCCCGCAGCCCAGcggcccccggccccgctccgcaCCGAAAAACNNNNNNNNNNNNNNNNNNNNNNNNNNNNNNNNNNNNNNNNNNNNNNNNNNNNNNNNNNNNNNNNNNNNNNNNNNNNNNNTCTATCCCTTGAAGCCAGGTTGTCCCCTCTATTCAGGGAAAAATGAAgttagttttttctttgttttctgacagaaaaaaaggataaatcTCATGGActgtttatctttaaaaaaacaaacaaaaaaaccctccaaacctTGAGTACTATTTTTGCATGGTGtgatattttattctttgttttgttcctgGCATCAAGCTTTATTTTTTGGCACAAAGAAATCTTGTACCTCCAAACTTATAACTCAGAGGCAGGGAATGACAATTTATAAGCTTCAAAAAAACTTGATCATGGCTCGTTGCCATAACTGTGCGGAAGAGTGGGTCCAAAGCCACACATCACTGGTGTACCTTTGTTTAGTAACTCTTCACATATAATAACCCTCAAAAAATTACATTGCTCATGAAAGAtggtaaaatattaaaatattgcaaataagCATAATTATGTGAGTGACTCTGTCCTATAATAATAACAACTAAATTTTCCTTCTAagctaataaaataaatgagccTTAATGGCTCAAgtgacacaatttttttttttttttgtactggaaatcaaaggaaaagaaaggtgtGGCTCAGCTACTAGACACCATCAATACTGACTTGTTCATTTTGGCACTACATTGCTGAGATTTTGTATTCTACAACTGGACACCTGACACTATAGAAAATTTTAGATTTACCTTTCATCCCTTCCCACCACGCAATTTATTCATTTCCCCATCCAactatcagatttttttccttctctttactTCTTGGCCTCACTGCAGAAGGCTTtcagatatattaaaaatacagctgcacACATTCTAGAGGAGCAAAATAACACGCTGTTCGTTAGCCTACATTTAACCAGTGCCCTAAGATTTCATGGCCTAAATAAACAGGAATAGAGTAGTCAGGACAGTAATTTGAACAGAAATACAAGCACAGCATGCTCCTCATACTACACACACACTGATGTTTCATCTACTTAACCCAAGGGCCATTCTGAAGGTAATAACGTGCTACCTCAAGAGGCTAGGgtttcattacatttttaagaacTAGCAGGTGCGTGCCTGTGGCTTGCCAAAACGCGTTGTGATGAGCTGCAACACTAATCCTGCGCTCGCCGCTCACCCGGGGCCGCGCTGCACCTGGACATGGCAACAGCGCATTTACGGCCGGCCATCCTCGCCCGCCGCCGCAGGCCCCAGAGCGCCAGGGCAGGTGGCTAATCTGCACAGCACCAccggggaaaaaaaataaaagttatgaCCTTGCATGTGTATAGGTTAtgttaaaaatgagaaacaaagtctcGGTATCCAGCAAGGTTTAGATTGGTTTATATTCTATaggcagagcaagcagcgctggggaaaacgtgaggggtcaccgcccactcCACGCTTCCACCgaacttggtttgcagctccctttctATAGtatggttttccttgtagtaattAATAATTGTTAGTGCTTTGTTGTCATCGATAATTGctattgttttgttgtagtaattctgcaaggtaagcagtggtgcTCAAAGAAACTTCCCAGCTCccgtgggacagctcttgggacaattggtcatgtaaccatctggtcttggtagataaaaaacagaagaagtgggaagtctgatctttagcagatagcTTGTgattgatcacacaaaggcaggaaatctgattctgcaaaaaaacctttcagactatggaaaaccctttttttcttttacaaactggtatacacaatattcgtaacagggggatttaaacagagtggattttttttttcttttgcaaaccGTTATATACAATATTaataacagggggatttaagcagagtgggtttaatcatatatttccaTTTACCTAggtccatgttcttttcttattttaaatattctggtttatacacactccaaaacttctatgattaacacgaatcatttatcaattatcacaaaGGCGAGTCAGCCTGCCCACCAACCCCTAACATCACTGGCCCTGGGCTAGCTAGGGTGGGAGGTGATGTagcctgcctggctgctggccccACACATGCTCCTCACTGACTGGTGTGCCCTCTGCTTGCTGTAGGGTGCTGCAAGGTAGTACTCTATTATCTCACATCTGACACACAGgtgaaaggacagaaagaatAATTAAGCTGGAGATGTAGCACCACTGAAGGCCAATGTGGGGACAGTTTTGTCTCAAAGCACGCCTTAGAAACAGCTTCTCTGTTTCTGATTTTGTGAGGGCATTTCTCTGAAGATATATATTCCAGTCTTTGTTAACCTGTATCTGAGGAATGGAGTAAATCTGATGAAAAATTTGCAGATCACAGATTTAGCCCCCCACCCAAACAACCCAGGATAAGGATGTGTAATGGCTGAGAAGTCTTGGCCATCCCATTAAGAAAAACGGAGCAGTCAACTTTCCCCAGCAATTCCCAAGCCTTGCTGTTTTTATCAGATCAGGGGAGCACGGAAAGGGGAGATTCCTTGTCTCTCCTGTGAGCCGAGTGTCAATCACTGCCCACTTTAATGCAGAGCATTGTTTTGAACTTCATTGCTGTTTATCCCCATTTGTAATGCTATGCTCTTGCCAATTACTGCCCTTGGCTTAGTGGAccatatttgtatttaaattgcaGTGTGGTTATGACTCATGCAGCTGCACTGCTAGAAAGGTTCTTATCATCACCCTACAAGATTATTGTGCTTACTGGGTGTCTCTTTGTGTGGATGTGCTTGGTCAAGATTTTTGAGGTTGTCTGGTCAGACAGGGCTGTATTCCTTCTCTGAGCTGCTTTCAAAATATCTGATTATGAGAAGACAAAAGgactgcagggaagggagagggaacaCCAGAGCAAGAAAGTACAGAGGAATTTAGGTATGAAGTAGAAAAGTTTCTCTTGAAATGGGACTGCCAGTCTTGATCCTGAGGCCTTTACTACTAGAAGGCTGGTTGCTCNNNNNNNNNNNNNNNNNNNNNNNNNNNNNNNNNNNNNNNNNNNNNNNNNNNNNNNNNNNNNNNNNNNNNNNNNNNNNNNNNNNNNNNNNNNNNNNNNNNNNNNNNNNNNNNNNNNNNNNNNNNNNNNNNNNNNNNNNNNNNNNNNNNNNNNNNNNNNNNNNNNNNNNNNNNNNNNNNNNNNNNNNNNNNNNNNNNNNNNNNNNNNNNNNNNNNNNNNNNNNNNNNNNNGGAACGCGCTGCCCCTCGCTGGCCGACGTGttggaggggctgcaggacgTGGAACGCTGCTACCGGCGCCTGTATCCTCatggggggctctgggcagcgGTGGGGGGGCTGTTTTCTACTTGTTGTCCTTATCGGGTACGAAGGTACTTGGAGAGCAAACTGCTCCTGCAGCGCCTCAGCTTGGACAACCTGGCAGATGTGGAAGCTCTCCCGCAGTCCTGGGAGAGGATTTTGGAGCGCCACAGAGAAAACGGCGTTGTTAAAGGTAATTGTGTGTACTAAGAGCCGAGGGTTCGATGtcccctgctggctgtgctgctctcagcagcagcgAGTGACCCTACTCGAGAGTCAATCTTTGTGAATTGCTCCGAGATCCTGGTCAGCATCATTTGCAAGTCCTCATCATCACActtgggcacagctggaagcaACATCCTCACAGTGTAGCAAGGGCTCAGCGACCTGTTTCACTGCTCAGTCACTTTTACCcgtgctttttttttattgcctttaGAAACAAGTTTTTGGGATACAGAATGCAGGTAAAGCACACGAAGCTGACAGGGttgttgttttctctctgtctcagATACACTCCTGAAGGTCTCACTGTTTGTGGAGAACCATCGGGAGgtgagctgctcccctggctcctgacagggcagcagggactggcactgcccagcttCTGGTGTGGTCTGTGATGCTGCAAAGGGGATGAGGAATTGAGGGAGATCTCCTGGTGCTTTTTGGAAGCTGAATGAGTTGAGTCTTGGCCTCAGCATGAAATGCTCAAACTGTGCCATTTTCAAGTGGAAATGGCCTTGGTCTCCGAAgaagaggctgagctggaaaagcCATGAGGATGGAAGGGAGTCACCTCCAGCTGTGGAATttgtcctttccttctcctgatGTGGATGGTTTGTATCATGGAAAAAATGTTGGTGCTTACTTACATGAGGTGCTGCAGATGTGTAACAGAGTCCTTCAGGCTGGTGCCATAAAAGGTGTTTGGGCTCTGTCCttagaaataaagtaaatatgTCCGGTTAGGGCACCTCATGGCCTTTGAGCAGCGTGTTTGCATTCATCCCACCTGGGCACGGAGGAGGAATGAAGCAAATCTGCcttgaaaatgtaattatgGAGGTGCACAGGTGCCTGAGTTCTGACACAGGCAGTTTTCAAGGGTCTTGCAGCACACTGCTCTCTTAACAATGAAATCAGTCTTAAAATATCACTGTGGTAGGCACTGCTGACAGTTCTGGGACACCTTTTGTTGGCCATGGCACTGATCCTCTGAACAGTTCTGGGAAGCAGTGGGATGTTTGTCTCCAAATTATGTATTTGGTaaggagctgcagcttctcaggGAAAGCCAATAAAGAGTTGCATTGGACAGATTGTGGGTGTGTCTGTGCTCACATTTCTGTGTCCCCAACCTGGCGCATCCCCACGGCCACCTGAGGGCACTGCATGATCCAcaaacagccctgctggggggTGCCAAGGGTGGGAAAGTGCTGCcttgggctggggctgccagtgcTCCCATCAGGATCAGGGCCTTCATGAGTTCTAATTGCAGCTCCTCACACACACTTCTAATTGCAAAGAAAACCCGCTCTTGGCAGTGGGTGGAGGTGAGGTGggttctgctcctggcagggctcagtggctgtgcagccctgtgctccttACACAGGGTTTGGAGCATAGCTGATGGCTCAGGGTCAGTCAGGGGTGTCATCCTTGCTCAGGCCTTGCTGTATCATTGTCACAAACCGTGGTGAGCTTGGATGCAGAATTGCCTTTGCATGTGTGTACACTATCCAACCCTTCAACACCCCTCTTCTGTCAGCCTCTCTTCAGGACAGCTGCACAATGAACAAATGGATTTAAATTCTGGAAGATGTTCAGCACAGTTCAGTGGTGGcccttctgcttttcccagatgTTTGGGCCCTGATGTCTGTCTTTGTGCTAACAACAGCCTTGCTAAAAGTGCTGAGGGAGCTTTCTGCATTGAAAGTGGCCATGCCCCGACTCTGACTGACTGAAATGGGGTGAAGGAGGTACTCATTGAAGTTTTGGTGTgattaatttctctgtgttgtttCTGGTTGACGGGCCATGTCATCAGTTGCATTTGTCTGCATCATTCTGCAGGGTGCAGTGAGTCTCTGCATCAGAGTACTCTAATTGGGATCAGCTGTGGGCTTGTTCTATTCCAGATCTGGGTGTTCTGTCAGGATGGCTGCCAGGGACCCCGTTGCTAATGAGGACACAGTTCCCCGTGTGTGCAGAACTCCCTTCAGCTGGCATTTGCCCAGGAGTCACTGGGGGTTTGAGTTTGAACAGAGTCAGGGTGAGCATTCAGCCTTTCAGTGCCATGTGTTGGCAGGCAGGTGGAAAGGccactcctgctcctctctgcctggcAGAGAGGCTGAGTCAGactcctgctcacagcacagggatgtcTCGGTGCCAGATTTCAGCACCTTCCTGAGGACCAGGACAGGAGGGAGGTgagtgagagcagcagctgctgctccagctgcctggggaACCAAATGCAGAGTCAGGGTGATGCCTTTTCCTTGGTCCTAAATTTGGGAGCCAGATGCAGTTAAGGggtaaaagatttttattttggtatttaaGAGGGATCCTTATGGTGCAAGACTTCATCAAGGTGGAGTGTGCTGAAATGTTCACCCAATAGATTGTGTATACAATAGATTTGGAAAATTGATATATCTAATAAAGATGCTTCAATGAGAGGCTTGAATGAGCAGTGTGATATTTTCTCATCTCAAAGTATTCCCTCTTGGATGGGCTTAATCTTAGTGTATAGGATGTATTTTAGAGGGGCTTTGGTTTTTCAAGGTATAATGGGGCTTTCCAGCTTTCAGCTGCAAGGCCTTTAGGATGTTTGGTTTTCTGGCTTAACAGAATGCCAGGATTGTGTTAAGTTATCAGACTTAAGGAATTACAAGTATGTATGCTAAGAGCACTCAGAATGCATAAAaggtatattaaaaaaaggcaaaaaatcgTCATGGCATCAAGAGACTCCAACCTGTGCTGTACCTTAGTGGGGCAGTGGGTAAGGCAGAACTAAAGGCTCTGAGACCAAGTGGTAAAATATATGTaaccataaaaataaatccaagtaCCTTTATTTCTGGAGTACAGCTCTTAAAGTGTTCTTGCATGGAGATATGTCTTTGAGGAATGCAATAAAATGCAGTTAGCAGCTGGAGCTCCCttgttaaaggaaaattatCAGGAAACCCAGATCTCACACTTTGATTTTCAGCTTTACCTCCTGCTAGCTCCATTGGAAAACACTTATTCTTCACTTACAGGAAAAGCACAAACTAAATTCAGTTAATAAATTCAAATTCCCACAAGCATTTATAAGGAGCACCTGACTTGTATAtggttgttttgtttcctcCCACAGGGGTGGGTGCTGTCTTCTGGTGCAGCAAGGCCTTTGCAGTTCTGCTTAGAAATGGGGACCTGCTGTTGGAAACATGAGActtccaaaacaaacccaaaagctTTGCTTCAGCCTAAGCTCATGGATTTGAAACAGATTTCAAAACTGTGTGTATTACAAAAGTCCACAGTTATGGAAAAGACAAAGGGTTTGGCACCTGAACTGAAGTGTAAAGTGACTCCAAGGCAGAAATATGTGATAAAAAGCTTTGTGATTAATTTAATAAACCAAGCATGGGTTTCACAAGTCCCTATGGTTTTTGTGCTTATTCTTTGAGACTTTCATCTTGGCCTGCAGCAGAATTCCTTTCTGACTTTGCTGAGAGGCTGCCTGAGTACTTATCTGCCCCAAAATGCAGCAGACATTCTCCACTACCTGCTAGCTGGCTATTTCCTCTGTTCCCCACAAGCTTGGCTCAGTGTTTCTCTAGTGCTTGTGACATGTCACAGCTTTTGCCCTATTGAGCTCAAGGAGGGGCAAATTCTGCTGATCAGTTGATGCAGTGAGTGGGGACACGTCTggcctgcagcagtgctgagctttCCCAGGTGGGACGTGCTCAGCACACAGCCCTTGTCTGCCCTTGCAAGGACAGGCACGAGCAGTTGTCTGATGAGCTCTTTGCCAATGTGGTCTGGCCCCCAACCCCCCCCCAGACCCTCtagggctgcctgcactgcatGTGGACAGAGCCTGTTTTCATTGCCCATCCTGCAGAGGTTTCATTTCAAtcctccctgcttttccccccaaccctttccctcctcctccctcttcctgTGGACACAGATCTGCAGTAGGTGTCTCTTGAACTTGCCTGAGCTCCCTGTCCCAAGTATCTTCCTGACTAATTCTTTCCAGATGTCCAAGAACTTTTACATTTAGCAGCTTTGCTCAAGTTCTTCATTCATTCTTTAAAGGGCAAACCTATTTCCTAGTAGTATTTGAAAATTCAGACCGGTCATGGCTTCTcaagagctgcttctgcctccCTGTGAAATGTTTTAGGTATCACTGCAGCCTTCCACCTCTGAATTAGAGCATAACAGATATCCATAAATAgcacagaaatttattttccatagctgacagccccagggctgcagggctgtctggagtcctgaaaacactttttttttttttttttttttttaaaaaaaactccaatGGCTACATTTATACTCAGCAAAGTGTCAGGTTGTTGGCTTGGACTTTCCCAGCTACAGCAGCTTGGAGAAATTAGAAGATCAGTCCAGTGTTCCTCTGACTGGGACCAACAATGGAAAGTAAGTGGTTCTGCCTGTCCTCTTGCCTAGTTTCCAGCTTAACTTTGTTTTTGGGGAGATGATTGTTCGTTCCAAAGGGATTTGTCTCCCTTTGGGGAGATAACTGGGCACATGGTtggtggctcctgctgctgtgagctgtgtcctgccctggctgttggagtgtggagctgctgcacccTCAGGCTGTGCTAAAGGCTGTGttggtgcagctctggggacatgagcagctctggggacacgggCTGTCTGTCACCCCAGAGCCAAATGAGACTGAATATAGGATTGGAGCAATGCCTGAGCCACTCTGcctctccagcacaggctctggCTTGTCTGGAAGTCACATCTTGTGCCTTTCCATGTGTGCCCAGTGGCTTTTCATCCTTGCCCTGCACTCTGTGTGCAGTGAGGCTTGCAGCAGGTTTTGGCTGATGGAAAAAAGCTTTGGGCTCTTCAGCGAAATTTGGGAAattcctgtcttttttctttaattttagtTTGCTTCAGGATTTACCTCTCATGGTAGATGGTGATTGCAAAATGCCTGTGGTGGGTGAGACCAGACCTTCCCTGGGCTCAGATCCTTGTGATGGAATGGTTCTGTGTTGGAACCCAGGAGTGGGGATGTGCTGGAAGGATGAACTTGCCTCGTTGCCCTGTACTCCCACTACCTCCCCAGGTACCAGTGCCTCCCCACACATCAGAACATACAGAAATATTAAGAATCTATTTAATTTCCCAACAAAGCACTCTGAGATTCGGttcccctctgtgccccagca is a genomic window containing:
- the C23H1orf109 gene encoding uncharacterized protein C1orf109 homolog yields the protein GTRCPSLADVLEGLQDVERCYRRLYLESKLLLQRLSLDNLADVEALPQSWERILERHRENGVVKDTLLKVSLFVENHREVSCSPGS
- the CDCA8 gene encoding borealin, translated to MREQPGSAVPGIPGGASHGLLLLSRAGNRFVLGFAQGDSPAVLPKVGSGKTLEEVAMADSEIAEIDKLTAGVINAPLDIVKKVGKFKRSVEAVEEAEPPLLPQPKKSRVDNQCPSETEAENINPRTAKVKASTKKPPLARRPPSARVKHMSKRSSKNSFITPATGRMVESCARGGTSMVTPRFDSRLFRTPGLRTPALNERVYTVSANGSPLADSGDAVLTLPLGGGESIRLTAKNLTKRNFLQLNPKARGLVKELSVCLAQACNETKIPLDGSQ